GCACACAAAACAGTGACCCATGTCACACAATAAATTGATGCCCTATGAGTCATTCGTTTATTTGTGCGACTCTGTAGAGAAACAGCATCAGATATATGAGGTATCACTGTGCACCATGACAATCTATGTGGATTTGGAGGAAATCTAAACAACTGAAACCACATTATGGCTAGAGTTGTCCTTGTACTTGGCTttttaaaaacaacacaaattGACCACGTAGTCCCTTCTAACGTCCAAAATAGTGCATTAGTCATCCCATGACTAGGTTCGTTGAACCAAATCAGTAAATGACTTACAGCCTGATATGGTGGGACCGCATCTTTGGTATATTCAGGCCTGTTTTATATCGACAAATAGGCTCTTTAGCTGGAGGAATATGGGTCAGCCCCAGAGGAAGTCGTTGATGTGACAGGAGACGGAGTGCATGGGGCAGAGAGGGACTTCTCTGACCCCGCGTCATCTGTTTTTTCGCTATCACCCGGGTCGGATGCAGGGGCTTTGGTCGGCAACAACCCTTCCTTCTCACGCTTCTTTTGTTTCATTCGACGGTTTTGGAACCAGATTTTGACTTGAGTCTCGTTGAGTTGCAGTGCTGCAGCTATCTCCACGCGCCGGGCGCGGGTCAGGTACTTGTTGAAGTGGAACTCCTTCTCGAGCTCTGTTAGCTGCTTGGTGGTGAAGTTGGTCCTGACAGTGTTCGGCTGACCCCCAAAGCCGTACTCCCCTGACCGTCCTGTGGAAAGAATAATGACATGGTTATATAAAGAACATGTGGTTACTAATAGGTCACTACAAGTATACTGTCTCTCAGTTTACGTTCGAGGTATTGTAACAATCAAAAGTCATGTTCACAGTTCACAGAACACCTGACTTTCTCAAGTCACTTCACTTGCAAAACCTTTACGCATCAGATTCTTACCTCAGATCAAAAGACGCGATTGGTGTGAGAGTGGAATCCTATCATGAAACAGTAGTGTACCCACATCCCTTAACACTGGGACCACCAGGAATCAAGTAGCCCCTTGCTGTACCGGTCTGCCATACCACTATATGTAATTGAACTCTTAGTGTTCAAAATAACCAACATACCTAAACATAGATTAATAATTCTGATGCGTATGTATTAAATGCTTTATTAATTAGTTTTACAAGCTTATAGTGAGTAAACACGTGCATAGAAAACGCAGGTGGGGCAGCCTGATGCATGAGGCAAACCGCTACATGAAATTATGTGTTATTTTTCAACATGGCCTGGCATAACACTGTGGAATAAACAAAATATATGAATTATAAATCCAGATTCAAGGACATGTAGCTATGTTGAAATAATACTTTAAGGTTAAAACTTCCTTTATATGGTATTAATCACAAGCGTCTTTACTGTCACTGTGACGGAGGTGGCTGTGGAAGGTACAGTTATCCTCAGCAAAATACTGATAGGATGGTAGCATTTATTCAAAAAGTTATTAGCTTTTTACAACAAACATTCTGGGAGTTCACTCCGACAGGCCTGTCTAATTTCATATCCTTATACTCGACAGGGCCCCCATTGCAGACAGGTGAACGTTCTAGGTCTCATGCAACAGTTTGTCCAACTGTACGGCTTCGGACGTGCCGCCCTTTTCGACAATTATATGGCTAGCGTGGAATGAAGGCCACCTTACACGTGCTATGGTGACACTTCTTCTCTTTGCACTCACCTGTCTTGGGAGGGTTTCTCTTAACTTTCATCCAATCGAAGGTCTGTGCGGAGGACGCGGCCTCGGACAGGGGTGAACAGCACGCGTCCAGGTGGGTCGTGTGCAGTGGGGACAGCGGGTTCGAGCACCCTGTAAAAGGGGCTAGGTTTGCCTGCTCGTGCCCGCCCCCGTAAGTGGCGTGTGAGTACTGGAGCTGACCTAAGGACGCACCCCCGTAACCTTGACGATGCTGTGGAACCATTGAAGAAGAGATGTTTCCGGAGTACACTAACGGGGCGCACTGAGGGAACCCGACAGAGTCCACTTCATGGTTTAGCGCGTAATGATTATAGCTAGTACAGAAACCTTGGGGCCCGTATCCTGAGGCACAGGTCGGGTGAGCCCCATACGCAATACTTAAAGATCCGGGTGTGGACTGGTAGGATCCGGGCTGTTGAGGGAGGCCATCAGGGGAAGCCCTGCTTGGCATAAAGCGATCATCCCCACTGCAATTATTGACAGTAACAGCGCACGACTGGAAAGTAGTAATTCCGTGGTCAGAGTGGAAAGCCCTGACAGAGCATGAGCCGCCGTCGCCACTCATCACCGAGTAATCTAAGAAGCTGCTCATTATAGCATCGTCTCTGTAGAACTGAGGGACCGTCCAAAGCAGGCCCCGTGTGatgactctcctctctctcaccctgggtGACCGTGCCAACCTTTACCGAGTCACTGTTAtcagatgagggagggggacacTAAGGGACGATATCAATGAACAGTGGCGGTCACGTGGGCCCGGGTCAGCCAGTGAGGTGTTTGTTCTGATACCCTTAGCGGTGACAGATCGGTGTTTGAGTGGGTATTTAAATTCCGAGCGCTCGTCGATCAAGgtgacgcgtgtgtgtgc
Above is a window of Osmerus mordax isolate fOsmMor3 chromosome 18, fOsmMor3.pri, whole genome shotgun sequence DNA encoding:
- the hoxa1a gene encoding homeobox protein Hox-A1a; this translates as MSSFLDYSVMSGDGGSCSVRAFHSDHGITTFQSCAVTVNNCSGDDRFMPSRASPDGLPQQPGSYQSTPGSLSIAYGAHPTCASGYGPQGFCTSYNHYALNHEVDSVGFPQCAPLVYSGNISSSMVPQHRQGYGGASLGQLQYSHATYGGGHEQANLAPFTGCSNPLSPLHTTHLDACCSPLSEAASSAQTFDWMKVKRNPPKTGRSGEYGFGGQPNTVRTNFTTKQLTELEKEFHFNKYLTRARRVEIAAALQLNETQVKIWFQNRRMKQKKREKEGLLPTKAPASDPGDSEKTDDAGSEKSLSAPCTPSPVTSTTSSGADPYSSS